A stretch of Pseudomonas taetrolens DNA encodes these proteins:
- the tilS gene encoding tRNA lysidine(34) synthetase TilS yields the protein MSSLSTVLLEALMPWRNAKAWLVAFSGGLDSTVLLHLLAQLRQTHSLPPLTAVHVHHGLQAEADAWPSHCQVLCDALNVPLQVVRVQVQVGASLERAARDARYQAFTAATGAQAVLLTGQHRDDQAETLLFRLLRGAGVSGLAAMPRQRPLGGGHLFRPLLDVSRAQLEAYAHEHNLSWIEDPSNTHTRFSRNYLRHEVVPLLTRRWPQAAASIARSAAHCAEAQGLLEELARQDLRHAGGASEFSWLELPSLAFAPLVSLSPARQRNALRHWLTAFGQLPDTDHWAGWDALRDARDDAQPVWGLADGELHRAGGRIWWLSGNWLRAPDAPLCWNQPDLPLTLPDNGQLRLVGDIPHGPLQVGYRQGGEVMELAGRGHRDLKRLLNERGVPLFARGRLPLLYRNEQLLAVANLERLDSGPCGRWQLQWMPTSSDQGLS from the coding sequence ATGTCCAGTCTATCGACAGTACTTCTAGAAGCCTTGATGCCCTGGCGCAACGCCAAGGCCTGGCTCGTTGCGTTCTCCGGCGGCCTCGATTCGACGGTCTTGCTGCACCTTCTCGCTCAATTGCGTCAAACCCACTCATTGCCCCCCTTGACCGCTGTCCATGTTCATCATGGTCTCCAGGCGGAAGCTGATGCGTGGCCGAGTCATTGCCAGGTGTTGTGTGACGCGCTGAACGTGCCTTTGCAGGTGGTGCGCGTGCAGGTGCAGGTTGGCGCAAGCCTTGAGCGTGCTGCGCGGGATGCGCGCTATCAGGCCTTTACAGCGGCAACAGGCGCGCAGGCCGTACTGCTTACCGGACAACATCGCGATGATCAGGCTGAAACCCTGCTTTTTCGTTTGTTGCGTGGCGCCGGGGTGAGCGGGCTGGCTGCCATGCCGCGTCAGCGTCCTCTGGGCGGAGGGCACTTGTTCAGGCCTTTGCTGGATGTGTCCCGGGCGCAGCTGGAGGCCTACGCTCACGAGCACAATTTAAGCTGGATTGAAGATCCATCGAATACCCATACACGCTTCTCGCGCAATTACTTGCGCCACGAGGTCGTTCCGCTCCTGACCCGACGCTGGCCGCAGGCTGCTGCCAGCATTGCTCGCAGCGCAGCCCATTGTGCCGAGGCTCAAGGGTTGCTCGAGGAGTTGGCCCGGCAGGATCTGCGCCACGCAGGCGGCGCCAGCGAGTTTAGCTGGCTGGAACTGCCCTCTCTGGCGTTCGCGCCCCTCGTAAGTCTCTCGCCGGCACGTCAACGCAATGCCTTGCGTCACTGGCTGACGGCGTTCGGCCAATTGCCTGATACCGATCATTGGGCTGGGTGGGACGCCTTACGCGATGCCCGCGATGATGCTCAGCCCGTATGGGGGCTCGCCGACGGAGAGTTGCATCGGGCCGGCGGGCGGATCTGGTGGTTGTCGGGCAACTGGTTGCGTGCGCCGGATGCGCCCTTGTGCTGGAATCAGCCCGATCTGCCGCTGACGCTGCCGGATAACGGGCAGTTGCGTCTTGTGGGAGATATTCCGCATGGCCCTTTGCAGGTGGGCTATCGTCAGGGAGGAGAGGTCATGGAATTGGCGGGGCGCGGTCATCGCGACCTGAAACGCTTGCTGAACGAGCGGGGCGTGCCGTTGTTTGCCCGTGGCAGATTGCCGCTTCTTTATCGTAATGAGCAGTTATTGGCGGTGGCAAACCTCGAAAGACTGGACTCCGGCCCCTGTGGGCGCTGGCAATTACAATGGATGCCAACTTCGAGCGATCAAGGTTTGAGCTGA